Genomic DNA from Telopea speciosissima isolate NSW1024214 ecotype Mountain lineage chromosome 2, Tspe_v1, whole genome shotgun sequence:
TTTCATCATCTCACCACTCAGTCTCTCTAGGAGAATGACGTTTTTCTTTCGATTCCCCCTAGGACCTCTGTGTCCACCTTCTTGATACACGTAGACATCTCGTTTCACATCAAATTGGTATCTCCCTTCAAGTCCCTCTTTCGTTGTTTGACCACCTTGTCAGCAAAAGACTTCAAGGCTTCTCCTTTCAAACGCCACAACCTTACGTTAGGGCAAATAGGTTCATCTATATTACAATACTGCATGACGGGATGTTGAGTGATTATCTCTCTTGGGACAATTTTACaatcctcacaaaaaaaataaaaataaatgaataacaATCTGTCAGGCCTTCTAGTTaggaaaaaatctatttggGTATGATGTCCGTGTTTATAAGTGACTAAATGATTCTCTCTTTAAAGTAGGTGTTTATAATGGACAGATCATAAGCAATCACAGTATCCAAAACTAAGATACCCTCCCCATTCCTCTCGCCAAATTCATAACCTCTGTGCAAATTTTCGTAGCCTATACGATCtcgaatcgttatcacctccaattcttgcccgctccaattccctccaattcctcacataggagtggaaataaccaccctaccccctgcctgacacattgcccaaggtggggtagggtggtcatttctgctcctatatgaggaattggagggaattggagcaggcagcgaattggaggtgataaaaattctacGATCTCTCCCTAAAACTTGAGAAAGGTATCCGAATAGTGAATCAGTCGTAACTGATCCAACTTTTTCTGGCCGAAACCCATtgattttagggaaaattacatgattagctatttttgggttttcatttacaaaaatgTCCAccatatgtttgagttaacaaaaatagacaaaaacaagttaaggtttacaaaactggacaaaatagtgtctctccctcccacagtTACCTTTTTAggcatttttacccttgtcattgccttctcgcccaggcatcatccgttccctgcaaccctaccttTGTCCCAGCTGTCGCCATTCTCTATTACCCcaaataacaaaggaaaaataaagagattttttcagaggggaattgtcgaggaaggaaggagagtcactgttttgtctagttttgtaaaactaaacttgtttttgcctatttttgttaactccaacatagggtggacagttttgtaaataaaaaacccaaaagtagctaatcatgtaatttttccttgattttaCTCCATTGTCGATCGATTCTGGCCAATTCAAATAAGAATCGACACTGATCGATTCAATTCCTGATTTCGTTTGTTAAACCGTATGAAGGACCGTTCGCCACACCCATGTTTCTCAGAAGAGGTATTGGACCGGCTGAAACGGCCAATCCATAATTGGTATCAATAGAAGTTGATACCGATTTCTGGCCCATCATGTGTCGGTGTAACGAAACAGATCAAGGGTATAAAcgataagaaaattgatttttaggaAAAATGGGTAAAAACCGCTCGATCTAGGCCGATCCATATAAGTATCGTAACGTATAGTCGAGACAAATACCGTGGAACTTAAACCTTGGCCACGCCCACGCCTGTGAGGTGCGACCATTCGAGACAACGAAAATGCGGAGATCGAGTCAATCTTATCCGTCAATCGCCGACTCTTCAGGTAGAGAAAAATCGAACGGTCGAAATAGGAACCAGGTCAGCAATCCGCGTCAATACCTATCAACTAATAGAAAAGTCCCAGTTCCTTCTATAAAACCACAACCTTGCTTCAATCCCGTCACCTTTGAATCTCTACATCTCTCTCGCTTTCTTAGCCAATTTACTCTCTCAGTCGTTGTAGGTTCGAGTTCTGCTTGTTCTCTTTGCTGTTGCTAGTGTCTGCAATGGCTCCGAAGGCCGAGAAGAAGCCCGCAGAGAAGAAGCCGGCGGAGGAGAAGAAGACGGTAGCAGAGAAAGCACCAGCGGAGAAGAAGCCCAAGGCCGAGAAGAGACTGCCAAAGGAAGGTGCCAGTGgcgataagaagaagaagagggtcaAGAAGAGCACCGAGACCTACAAGATCTACATCTTCAAGGTCTTGAAGCAGGTTCACCCTGACATCGGTATCTCCAGCAAAGCCATGGGGATCATGAACAGTTTTATCAATGATATCTTCGAGAAGCTTGCTCAGGAGTCTTCAAGGCTTGCCCGCTACAACAAGAAACCTACCATCACCTCTCGAGAAATCCAGACCGCTGTTCGACTTGTTCTTCCTGGTGAATTGGCAAAACACGCTGTTTCAGAGGGAACCAAGGCGGTAACCAAATTCACTAGCTCTTAGAAATTGGgttgttttcttctcctttcgaTTTCTTCAGATTAGATACAATTTCATTACGAAAGACAGATGTGATCTCTTCAAGATGTTGGGAATTTGGGATTTTCGATCTGATGTGTGATTAGGGTTTCTTTGAGGTGATTCATCCCTCTCCTTGAGGATTGATCTCATGCtgtaaatctctctcttttcttaaatttttagAACATTCAACTTCTTGTTCGCTTACTATCTTACCTGAAATTCACTTTTTTACATGCTTTCTTACTTTGGTTGACTCAAAATATAAACAAGTTCTGCGATGTGAGTTGCCAAAACCTGCAATGTTCGTTAAGCATAAAAAGTTAATTCTTTATTGTTGACCCAGGCCAAAACTGCAAACGTCTATGATTTGGTTCCTGGGCTATTGGATATCATCAACCTATAATTTTTGGGAGTCACTGACTGCAAAGTATCCACTGTGGATTGTAGTGTGTTCCTTACTATTTCCCATATACAATTTATAATAATGAGATAAAGCCCACAGTTTCACGCTTGATCTCAAGCTCCCATCTCTGTTTTTCCTGATGACATTCCAAACACGAAAGAACACATCAGTTTCTTGTTGCTTCTGTACCCAACCATTCATTCTCTTTTCCGATTTTCAAAATGCAAAATCCATTCTTAATTGGGAATGATAATGGATACATATTTGATTAAAGTGTATTCTTGCTTGTACAATGTTCAAATAAACAAACTCAGCCATATCTCAACTTAATGGGgatggctacatggatccaaatatAACATAGATTGGAAAACAGAGTTctaaccaaaaaggaaaagaaaagatggggaaagagatgaggaaTGAGAGAACaaaaagacaaatgaaaaaTGAGAAATAAATAGGAAAATGAAAGATAGTATGAAGAAAGAGGCACAACCTAGCATGGTAGGAGAAACTTAGCTAGATGGGGTTTGCAACATGGATCTTTGTcttccaataggctctatccaaggtcatacttggaacaaaacCTGGGCTATGCATATCCTTCCTTACTACTTTGccaatggtcattttaggtttgctcTTAGTTCCTTCAATTGGGATCATATTACTACTCTGGATCTACCTCTCCATTTCAACTATACCCCTTTAATGTTCTGTGCAACATCAGTCTCTATattatcttctttatttatgattgaccctagATATCCAAAATTGTCAGTTTGAGGTATCTCTATTCCTCAATTTGCACCATATCAATATCCATCATTGtgtaactaaaattacacatcataaaCTCTATCTTCAGTCGTTGTTCTCCAAAGCTTTTACTTATTGTTAATcctttccaaggttgatctatGCTTGTACAATGCTCAAATCTCTTAAACATTTCATCAAATAACTCATGGATAAAATCCTCAATGCTTGGATTCTAGAAAGTTTCTGCATACCTCCTCCCTGTTGAAGACATCCTTCCTTCACAATGATTAAAGACCTATTATTAGGCAATCAATGAAACATTTCTCTTGTCTAATTTATTGCACCCTTGTATGGTTAATGTTGTTCTTTGTATTCATGCCCTCAATGCTCTTCATCATGACTCTTGGATTAGTCTTCTTTCAAAATCGTATCTGTTTGTTTACCAAATCTGCCTGCTAATTTTATTAGTTTGAGGTTATTTGATGGTCCTCAGGTTAGAGCTTCCCATTGTGGTAGAAAATGGTGGGAGTTTGTTAGCAAGTTAAGTATTGGCCGAAATTCAAACTTTTTTAACAAGgattttatttgattcaaaCCTAAGATGGTTGAATGGGGTATATTAGAGATAAGTTGTCTCTTTTGTTACTTACCATGAAGTTGAAACCTTGTGGCACCTTTTCCTTGTCTTTCAGGGGTCCTTGGTCCTTGGTTTAAGGACTAAATTTTCAACTCGTAATTCCATGTTGGAGTGGTGTTGCTCTTTCTTTCACACTTGCTCTCTAGCTTTGATGGATAAGAATTAGGTCTTCAATGTCTTGGCCATCTCTTTCCATTTTATCTGGTTGCATAGGAACCAAATCATTTTCAAAAAGATCTCTCTTAACCCCTTAACAGTATTACAGATATTAATAGATGGCTGGGAGTTATTAGGATCTCCCCTTATCTAATGCTGATTTTTATCATACCACTTGTGAGGTTGAATGGGTTTCTTCATTACT
This window encodes:
- the LOC122651507 gene encoding histone H2B; this encodes MAPKAEKKPAEKKPAEEKKTVAEKAPAEKKPKAEKRLPKEGASGDKKKKRVKKSTETYKIYIFKVLKQVHPDIGISSKAMGIMNSFINDIFEKLAQESSRLARYNKKPTITSREIQTAVRLVLPGELAKHAVSEGTKAVTKFTSS